One Sanguibacter sp. HDW7 DNA window includes the following coding sequences:
- a CDS encoding HNH endonuclease signature motif containing protein: MTPDPHPEEREPTRSVAPDGALFSGAPGAFVMPGALDSASGNDSTDGFDGADGRAGSSGNGTRDYGGGTSPNVTRSAQDGRGGSQGGSDTRQRAGTSSTPLPELTSHSDFLAWQEHLADAHGAALRVIESIEAEQRATSALRLQTMAVLAHLSEAAAQVVWDPVAGRSRVQTRASEIHAARRSTVAEVATRTRTAEGHVVAEWDLAQHVTVQHPHAVDDLAAGLLSAQHLKVIAEESAVVPVEHRESFGKMLATQARNRTPGQLRAWARRHRELAQPGSLNLRHRAARAGRYVTLEPGRDGMAWLSAHLSAVAAAAVFDRLTAAAVACQGPEESRTLAQLRADALADYVLAEAPAPGPEGCTAVAEPADGMATFNVNTSPRQLRRAGHPPSEAAEGPPSIPVVPFEESARAVLARTPLERKIAVSTHLADADDVRNVMSRACDADIFGIRPAVSVTVPHTLLLATASTSEADPAEGRSQDPRPREPRPHAGKTLEPHSHGAHPHDPHLHGAHPHDLSPQTPERSPAADSLPTAALRPTAELVGHGPLDDDTALELLAAAPSLRRILTDPHTGIALDLSRTAYATPAPLRAFLALRDVTCRFTGCRRPAMRSDVDHVHDWADGGESSADNLVHLCRAHHRLKHTSGWTSHVLTIDDLAKLDPADHADSPELAAVVASARVAVTSVVDTSPSDRGEIERRLAPSVVRWTDPHGHVTDTVAELRPGRSDAVAAPPHGTQAHAESPPPGTPTGSSPSPPTDPSQRPLTGPPPSPPTGSSPSSPTGPPPDPPTDSSPSTPTNPPAGHEGEAPPPF, translated from the coding sequence ATGACACCGGACCCGCACCCCGAGGAGCGCGAACCCACGCGCTCCGTCGCCCCTGACGGGGCGCTGTTCTCAGGTGCGCCGGGAGCGTTCGTCATGCCCGGCGCCCTGGACAGCGCGAGCGGCAACGACAGCACTGATGGCTTCGACGGCGCTGATGGTAGGGCCGGCAGCAGTGGCAACGGCACCCGCGACTACGGTGGCGGCACTTCACCCAACGTGACGCGGAGCGCCCAGGACGGGCGCGGCGGGAGCCAGGGCGGCTCGGACACCCGTCAACGAGCGGGGACCTCGAGCACCCCGCTCCCTGAGCTCACCTCCCACTCCGACTTCCTCGCGTGGCAGGAGCATCTCGCCGACGCGCACGGCGCAGCCTTGCGCGTCATCGAATCGATCGAGGCGGAGCAGCGTGCGACGTCGGCCCTACGACTGCAGACCATGGCGGTGCTGGCGCACCTCAGCGAGGCCGCTGCCCAGGTGGTGTGGGACCCGGTCGCCGGAAGGTCTCGCGTCCAGACCCGGGCCAGCGAGATCCACGCGGCGCGAAGATCGACGGTCGCCGAGGTCGCGACACGCACCCGTACGGCCGAGGGCCACGTCGTGGCCGAGTGGGACCTGGCACAGCACGTGACGGTTCAGCACCCCCATGCCGTCGACGACCTGGCCGCGGGACTGCTGTCGGCGCAGCACCTCAAGGTCATCGCCGAGGAGAGCGCCGTCGTGCCGGTCGAGCACCGCGAGTCCTTCGGGAAGATGCTCGCGACGCAGGCCCGCAACCGGACTCCCGGCCAACTCCGGGCATGGGCGCGCCGACATCGCGAGCTGGCACAACCCGGGTCGCTCAACCTCCGGCACCGAGCAGCGCGCGCAGGCAGGTACGTGACCCTCGAGCCGGGCAGGGACGGCATGGCGTGGCTGAGCGCGCACCTCTCCGCGGTCGCGGCAGCTGCGGTGTTCGACAGGCTCACGGCCGCAGCAGTGGCCTGCCAAGGACCGGAGGAGTCACGGACCCTGGCGCAGCTGCGGGCCGACGCCCTGGCGGACTACGTGCTCGCCGAGGCGCCGGCCCCAGGACCCGAGGGGTGCACCGCAGTCGCCGAACCTGCGGACGGCATGGCGACGTTCAACGTCAACACCTCGCCGAGGCAGCTCCGCCGAGCCGGTCACCCGCCTTCGGAGGCCGCCGAAGGACCTCCATCGATCCCCGTCGTCCCTTTCGAGGAGTCCGCCCGCGCGGTGCTCGCCCGGACTCCGCTCGAGCGGAAGATCGCGGTCTCCACACACCTCGCCGACGCCGATGACGTCCGCAACGTCATGTCCCGCGCGTGCGACGCAGACATCTTCGGGATCAGGCCTGCGGTCTCGGTGACCGTTCCCCACACCCTTCTGCTCGCTACGGCCTCCACGTCCGAGGCCGATCCGGCTGAGGGCCGATCGCAGGATCCGCGTCCGCGAGAGCCACGTCCTCACGCGGGCAAGACGCTCGAACCGCATTCACACGGCGCGCATCCGCACGACCCACACCTCCACGGCGCGCATCCGCACGACCTGTCGCCGCAGACACCCGAGCGAAGCCCAGCGGCCGACTCCTTGCCGACGGCCGCGCTTCGTCCGACGGCCGAGCTCGTCGGCCACGGTCCCCTCGACGACGACACCGCCCTCGAGCTGCTCGCCGCTGCGCCGTCGCTCCGCCGGATCCTCACCGACCCGCACACAGGCATCGCGCTCGACTTGTCCCGCACGGCCTACGCCACTCCGGCACCGCTCCGGGCGTTCCTCGCGCTGCGTGACGTCACGTGCCGTTTCACCGGGTGTCGTCGGCCTGCGATGCGTTCCGACGTCGACCACGTCCACGACTGGGCCGACGGCGGAGAGTCGAGTGCCGACAACCTCGTGCACCTGTGCCGGGCGCACCACAGGCTCAAGCACACCTCGGGGTGGACGAGCCACGTCCTCACGATCGACGACCTCGCCAAACTGGACCCGGCCGACCACGCGGACTCTCCCGAGCTCGCTGCTGTCGTCGCCAGCGCCAGGGTGGCCGTCACCTCGGTCGTCGACACCAGCCCCTCGGACAGGGGCGAGATCGAGCGCCGGCTCGCTCCATCCGTTGTGCGCTGGACCGATCCGCACGGCCACGTCACCGACACGGTCGCGGAGCTACGTCCCGGGCGCTCCGATGCGGTCGCCGCGCCACCACACGGCACGCAGGCGCACGCCGAGAGCCCGCCCCCGGGCACGCCAACAGGCTCGTCACCAAGTCCGCCCACGGACCCGTCACAGCGCCCACTCACCGGCCCGCCACCTTCCCCGCCAACAGGCTCGTCACCGAGCTCGCCCACCGGCCCGCCACCTGACCCGCCAACAGACTCGTCGCCGAGTACTCCCACCAACCCGCCAGCCGGCCACGAAGGAGAAGCACCGCCACCGTTCTGA
- a CDS encoding SDR family NAD(P)-dependent oxidoreductase, with the protein MTPSLRAVVTGASSGIGLATVELLRAAGWDVFALARRVDRLEELAARTGATAIACDVTDDASVAPAVARVTADGPLNAVVNIAGGALGTDSVADADLDRWRQMYETNVLGTLRLTRALLPSLRESGRGDVVVLTSTAAHDTYPGGAGYVAAKHAERIIASTLRLELVGEPVRVIEIAPGMVATEEFSLVRYDGDAEKAAAVYAGVDAPLVASDVADAVVWTLTRPHHVNIDSMIIRPRAQASNTLVARN; encoded by the coding sequence ATGACGCCGAGCCTGCGGGCCGTCGTCACCGGTGCGTCCTCGGGGATCGGCCTCGCGACGGTCGAGTTGCTGCGCGCCGCCGGCTGGGACGTCTTCGCCCTTGCCCGACGCGTCGATCGGCTCGAGGAGCTCGCGGCTCGCACGGGCGCGACCGCGATCGCGTGCGACGTCACGGACGACGCCTCGGTCGCTCCGGCCGTCGCGCGCGTGACGGCCGACGGCCCGCTCAACGCGGTCGTCAACATCGCGGGCGGCGCCCTCGGGACGGACTCCGTCGCCGATGCCGACCTCGATCGGTGGCGTCAGATGTACGAGACGAACGTTCTCGGCACGCTGCGTCTCACGCGCGCCCTGCTGCCGTCGTTGCGCGAGTCCGGGCGTGGCGACGTCGTCGTCCTCACCTCGACGGCCGCGCACGACACGTACCCCGGCGGTGCCGGCTACGTCGCCGCGAAGCACGCCGAGCGCATCATCGCGAGCACGCTGCGCCTCGAGCTCGTCGGAGAGCCCGTGCGTGTCATCGAGATCGCGCCGGGCATGGTCGCGACGGAGGAGTTCTCGCTCGTGCGGTACGACGGCGACGCGGAGAAGGCCGCCGCCGTCTACGCGGGTGTCGACGCACCGCTCGTCGCGTCGGACGTCGCCGACGCCGTCGTGTGGACGCTCACGCGTCCGCACCACGTCAACATCGACTCGATGATCATCCGGCCGCGCGCGCAGGCGTCGAACACGCTCGTCGCCCGCAACTAG
- the ileS gene encoding isoleucine--tRNA ligase encodes MAYPLHRDSAVPASPDLPSLERDVLAYWDADGTFQASIDQRPAGTDGDNEFVFYDGPPFANGLPHYGHLLTGYAKDVVPRYMTMRGRRVERRFGWDTHGLPAELEAERVLGITDKSEIEAMGIAAFNEACRTSVLRYTKEWQEYVTRQARWVDFDNDYKTLDVTYMESVLWAFKSLHDKGLAYEGYRVLPYCWRDETPLSNHELRMDDDVYQSRQDPALTVGVRLESGELALIWTTTPWTLPSNLALAVGPDVEYVVVRAGEGSVVTGQEVLLGAARLGAYAAELGLGDDPQAAVLRTLTGAELAGRRYTPPFAYFADDAENPAAHQVLAADWVSTEDGTGLVHLAPAFGEDDKDACDAAGIVPVVPIDARGCFTALVPDYVGEQVFDANPLIIRDLKDGTGPLAAIPAERRAVVLCHETYQHSYPHCWRCRNPLIYKAVSSWFVRVTEFRDRMVELNEEITWTPEHIKHGQFGKWLAGARDWSISRNRYFGTPIPVWVSDDPAFPRTDVYGSLAELEADFGRVPTNEAGEPDLHRPYIDDLVRPNPDDPSGRATMRRIPDVLDVWFDSGSMPFAQVHYPFENTDWFEHHFPGDFIVEYIGQTRGWFYLLHVLSTALFDRPAFRTAVSHGIVLGSDGRKMSKSLRNYPDVSEVLDRDGSDAMRWFLMSSPILRGGNLIVTEDGIRDSVRQVLLPVWSTYYFFTLYAGAARGGEGYTAKAVTPERAASLGDMDRYLLARTGDLVRTVTAQLDVYDIAGACESVRDYLDALTNWYVRTQRDRFWAEDDDAFDTLWTALESLTRVMAPLAPLLAEEVWRGLTGGRSVHLVDWPVLADEAGVATAAGTVLAADDALVAAIDRVRAVVSSSHAVRKAHKQRVRQPLSRLTVVVEDPAALAPYAEIIASELNVKAVELERLDAEAGARYGVVQRLAVNARAAGPRLGRGVQAAIKAAKAGDWREEADGTVVVVTPDGDVPLEPAEYELATVVGDGAADAEVGAAVLAGGGFVVLDLALDDVLLAEGYARDVVREVQDARKAAGLDVGDRIALTLTVAADKVAALEANRELVASETLAVELTVVAGEPSVHVEKRDA; translated from the coding sequence ATGGCGTACCCCCTCCACCGCGACTCCGCCGTCCCGGCGAGCCCGGATCTTCCCTCCCTCGAGCGCGACGTCCTCGCGTACTGGGACGCCGACGGCACGTTCCAGGCGTCGATCGACCAGCGTCCCGCGGGCACGGACGGCGACAACGAGTTCGTCTTCTACGACGGCCCGCCCTTCGCGAACGGTCTGCCGCACTACGGCCACCTGCTCACGGGCTACGCGAAGGACGTCGTGCCGCGCTACATGACGATGCGTGGCCGCCGTGTGGAGCGCCGGTTCGGCTGGGACACGCACGGTCTGCCGGCGGAGCTCGAGGCCGAGCGCGTGCTGGGGATCACGGACAAGTCCGAGATCGAGGCCATGGGCATCGCGGCGTTCAACGAGGCGTGCCGCACGTCCGTGCTCCGGTACACGAAGGAGTGGCAGGAGTACGTCACGCGCCAGGCGCGCTGGGTGGACTTCGACAATGACTACAAGACGCTCGACGTCACGTACATGGAGTCGGTCCTGTGGGCGTTCAAGAGCCTGCACGACAAGGGCCTTGCGTACGAGGGCTACCGGGTGCTGCCGTACTGCTGGCGCGACGAGACGCCGCTGTCGAACCACGAGCTGCGCATGGACGACGACGTGTACCAGTCGCGTCAGGACCCGGCGCTCACGGTGGGTGTGCGGCTCGAGTCGGGCGAGCTTGCGCTCATCTGGACGACGACGCCGTGGACCTTGCCGTCGAACCTGGCGCTCGCGGTGGGGCCGGACGTCGAGTACGTCGTCGTGCGTGCGGGCGAGGGCTCGGTCGTCACTGGCCAGGAGGTGCTGCTCGGCGCGGCGCGCCTGGGCGCGTACGCCGCGGAGCTCGGCCTGGGCGACGACCCGCAGGCGGCCGTCCTGCGCACCCTCACGGGCGCTGAGCTTGCCGGGCGCCGCTACACGCCGCCGTTCGCGTACTTCGCGGACGACGCCGAGAACCCTGCCGCGCACCAGGTGCTCGCGGCGGACTGGGTCTCGACCGAGGACGGCACGGGTCTCGTGCACCTCGCCCCGGCGTTCGGCGAGGACGACAAGGACGCGTGCGACGCGGCCGGCATCGTGCCCGTCGTGCCGATCGACGCGCGCGGCTGCTTCACGGCCCTCGTGCCCGACTATGTCGGCGAGCAGGTCTTCGACGCGAACCCGCTGATCATCCGTGACCTCAAGGACGGCACTGGCCCGCTCGCGGCGATCCCGGCCGAGCGCCGGGCGGTCGTGCTGTGTCACGAGACGTACCAGCACTCCTACCCGCACTGCTGGCGCTGCCGGAACCCCCTCATCTACAAGGCGGTGTCGAGCTGGTTCGTGCGCGTCACGGAGTTCCGTGACCGCATGGTCGAGCTCAACGAGGAGATCACCTGGACGCCCGAGCACATCAAGCACGGGCAGTTCGGCAAGTGGCTCGCGGGTGCGCGTGACTGGTCGATCTCGCGCAACCGTTACTTCGGCACGCCGATCCCCGTGTGGGTGTCGGACGACCCGGCGTTCCCGCGCACGGACGTCTACGGCTCGCTCGCGGAGCTCGAGGCGGACTTCGGCCGTGTGCCGACGAACGAGGCCGGGGAGCCTGACCTCCACCGTCCGTACATCGACGACCTCGTGCGTCCCAACCCGGACGACCCGTCGGGCAGGGCGACGATGCGCCGCATCCCCGACGTCCTTGACGTGTGGTTCGACTCGGGCTCGATGCCGTTCGCGCAGGTGCACTATCCGTTCGAGAACACCGACTGGTTCGAGCACCATTTCCCGGGCGACTTCATCGTCGAGTACATCGGCCAGACGCGCGGCTGGTTCTACCTGCTGCACGTCCTGTCGACGGCGCTCTTCGACCGTCCGGCGTTCCGCACGGCGGTCTCGCACGGCATCGTGCTGGGCTCCGACGGTCGCAAGATGAGCAAGTCGCTGCGCAACTACCCGGACGTCTCCGAGGTCCTCGACCGTGACGGCTCGGACGCGATGCGCTGGTTCCTCATGTCGAGCCCGATCCTGCGCGGCGGCAACCTCATCGTCACGGAGGACGGCATCCGCGACTCGGTGCGTCAGGTGCTGCTCCCGGTGTGGTCGACGTACTACTTCTTCACGCTCTACGCGGGCGCGGCCCGTGGCGGCGAGGGCTACACGGCGAAGGCCGTGACGCCCGAGCGTGCCGCGTCGCTCGGCGACATGGACCGCTACCTGCTGGCTCGTACCGGGGACCTCGTGCGGACGGTGACGGCCCAGCTCGACGTCTACGACATCGCGGGCGCGTGCGAGTCGGTGCGCGACTACCTCGACGCGCTCACGAACTGGTACGTGCGCACCCAGCGCGACCGCTTCTGGGCGGAGGACGACGACGCGTTCGACACGCTGTGGACGGCTCTCGAGTCGCTCACGCGCGTCATGGCGCCGCTCGCGCCGCTGCTCGCGGAGGAGGTCTGGCGGGGTCTGACGGGTGGACGGTCGGTGCACCTCGTCGACTGGCCCGTGCTCGCCGACGAGGCAGGCGTCGCGACGGCTGCGGGCACGGTGCTCGCGGCCGACGACGCGCTCGTCGCCGCGATCGACCGCGTGCGTGCCGTCGTCTCGTCGAGCCACGCAGTGCGCAAGGCGCACAAGCAGCGTGTGCGCCAGCCGCTCTCGCGCCTCACGGTCGTCGTCGAGGACCCGGCGGCCCTCGCGCCGTACGCGGAGATCATCGCGAGCGAGCTCAACGTCAAGGCCGTCGAGCTCGAGCGGCTCGACGCGGAGGCTGGGGCGCGCTATGGCGTCGTCCAGCGGCTCGCGGTCAACGCGCGGGCTGCAGGCCCGCGCCTGGGCCGTGGCGTCCAGGCCGCGATCAAGGCCGCGAAGGCGGGGGACTGGCGCGAGGAGGCCGACGGCACGGTCGTCGTCGTCACCCCCGACGGTGACGTGCCGCTCGAGCCGGCCGAGTACGAGCTTGCGACGGTCGTCGGCGACGGCGCCGCGGATGCCGAGGTCGGTGCTGCCGTGCTCGCGGGCGGCGGCTTCGTCGTCCTCGACCTCGCGCTCGACGACGTGCTGCTCGCCGAGGGCTACGCGCGCGACGTCGTCCGTGAGGTGCAGGACGCGCGCAAGGCGGCCGGTCTCGACGTGGGCGACCGCATCGCGCTGA
- the proC gene encoding pyrroline-5-carboxylate reductase, translated as MTIGFIGAGTMASAIISGIVGRGVVAAHDVVVHDPHGAASAALAEKLGVRVADSNEALVDAVDTVVLAIKPQVFGQVLPPLASALAENGTLVVSIAAGTPLARIGSLLGEHGSSQPVVRVMPNVNAQIGAGMAAVAGNDVATEAQVAEVVELFRAVGDAIELPESSFSMFTAIAGSAPAYAFLFIDALARGALKAGMPKALATRIAAQTVFGSAQMILESGEHPWTLVDKVCSPGGTTIAGLMALEDGGFVSTVVDSVSATIERDLELGAGG; from the coding sequence ATGACGATCGGTTTCATCGGTGCCGGCACGATGGCGTCCGCGATCATCTCGGGAATCGTTGGCCGTGGTGTCGTCGCGGCGCACGACGTCGTCGTGCACGACCCGCACGGCGCAGCCTCGGCGGCTCTCGCGGAGAAGCTCGGCGTGCGCGTCGCCGACTCCAACGAGGCGCTCGTCGACGCCGTCGACACGGTCGTCCTCGCGATCAAGCCGCAGGTCTTCGGCCAGGTCCTTCCCCCGCTCGCGTCGGCCCTCGCGGAGAACGGCACGCTCGTCGTGTCGATCGCCGCCGGGACCCCGCTCGCACGTATCGGGTCGCTCCTCGGCGAGCACGGCAGCTCGCAGCCCGTCGTCCGCGTCATGCCGAACGTCAACGCCCAGATCGGCGCAGGCATGGCCGCCGTCGCCGGTAACGACGTCGCGACCGAGGCCCAGGTCGCCGAGGTCGTCGAGCTCTTCCGTGCTGTCGGCGACGCGATCGAGCTGCCCGAGTCGTCGTTCTCGATGTTCACCGCGATCGCGGGCTCGGCACCCGCCTACGCTTTCCTCTTCATCGACGCCCTCGCGCGCGGTGCCCTCAAGGCCGGGATGCCGAAGGCGCTCGCTACGCGCATCGCCGCGCAGACAGTCTTCGGGTCCGCCCAGATGATCCTCGAGTCGGGCGAGCACCCGTGGACGCTCGTCGACAAGGTCTGCTCTCCCGGCGGCACGACGATCGCCGGGCTCATGGCGCTCGAGGACGGCGGCTTCGTCTCGACCGTCGTCGACTCGGTGAGCGCGACGATCGAGCGCGACCTCGAGCTCGGCGCCGGCGGCTAG